From the genome of Sphingopyxis sp. DBS4:
CCACAGGCTTTCCTCGATTTCCAGCACGCCGTCGGAGGTGCGGAATTGCCATAACGGCCCGCCCGATATGCGGAGCAGCGCCCCCAATTTGTCGGCGGTCAGGCTCGCCGACAGGTTGCGCCCGAGATGGAAGCGCAGCGTGAAGCGCTTGTCGCCCTTGCGGCGGCTGCGCGGGGCGGGGAGCAGCATGTCCTCGCCGCGCAGCTCGCGGCCGTTGGGGGCGAGGATCAGCAGGCGACGGTGGATGAAGCCGTGGCGGCGGGCATAGCCGTCGTGGCTCATCTCGACGCGGCTGCCCTGCGGCGTCTCGCGCCGGTCGAGCTCGACCTCGGTCACCCCGCGGCCGAGCGCGCCGCTCGGCAGGATCGCGGTTGAATTGCTGTCGGCGATCGTCAGCGTCGAATGGGCGGCAGTGGTGCGGAGCCCGCGCGCGAGGTCGGCGGGGATCGTCGCGCCGGTCAGCGCGGCACCGCCGCAATTGACGACGATACGCTCGTCGCCGTCGCTGAGCTCGAAGGCAAGGGTCGAGGCGCAGCCCGCTTCGGTCACCCGCGCGATCGGCGGCGGCGCGGCGTCGGCGAGCAGCACGACCTTGTTCGCGACGAGCCGTTGATAGCCCCAGTCGCGCGCTTGCTTGAGCGGGCGGGTGCGGACGCCGCTCGCGGCGACGACATATTGGATATGGAGGGCGGACGTCGCGCCGCTGCCCTGCCAATTGCCCATGCCGCCATCGCTGTGGACGAGGCCGAGCAGCGCGGGAACGGCGCGCGCGAGCACCTCCTGCACGAAGGGCGGCACCTCCATGCGGCGCATGTCATAGACGCGCGCGAGCATCGCCAGCGCCATCACCGCGTCGAGCTGCGCTTGCGGCGAGCGCGCGATATTGCCGCCGTCGGCATAGAAGCTCGTCTCGATCACCTTGCGCAGCCCGGCCTCGCCGAACACCTGCCGCGGCTCGCCGCCGGGCATCAGCAGCGACGCGGCGACGATGCCGATCCATGCGACGAGCTGGCCGGTGCCGGGGCGCGTCTTGTCGGCGACGCGGTCGAGATGGCGCGCGGCGCGCGCGAGATGGTTGAGCACCGCCGAGCGATAGATGAGGTCGCTCGACGACAGGATCAGCGGCGCGTGGGCGGCCCAGAAGAGGATGCGCCAGCCCGTATTGTCGGCCTGCCACGCGGGTTCGCTGACTGCCTCGCCATGTGCGGCGAGCCACTGGCGCACGACCGCCTCGGCGATCGGGGCGCCGTCGGCGCGGGTGCCGGTCGCGGCGAGGTCGCGGAGCCAGGCGAAGCTGTGGAGATAGTCGGCAAAGGCCGGCGCGACCGCAAGCGTCGCGAAATCGAGCTCGTTTAGCGGCAACTTCAGCCCGCGGTGGAGGAAGTGACCGGCGCGGATCGCGGTGCCTGCGCGCATGTCGCCGGGCACCGGATCGGCCGGCACGCCGAGCAATTTCAGCGGAAAGCGCCCCTTCAACCGAAAGGCGTGGAGCGGCGTGCGCCAGGTCAGCCGGGTGATCTGGTTGGCGATGCGGTCGCCAAGCGACAGCCCCTTGTCGGCAGGCAGGCGGATCAGCCTCTTGCCGGGCTCGATCGAATCGTCGAGCGGCGGGGCGTCATCACCCGGATCGGGAATCGGGCTGGATGGGGGAGAGGTCACAGGCCTGCCCTTCCCCGGTCAGGCGCCGCGAAGGCGCCGGATATTGTCGGCGTAAGCGTCGGGTCCGCCCCTGAAGGTCGCGGTGCCGGCGACGAGCACGTCGGCGCCCGCGTCGATCGCGAGCGGCGCGGTCGCCGCGTCGATGCCGCCGTCGACTTCGAGGCGGATGTCGCGGCCCGATTTCTCGATCATCTTCCTGACCGCCTCGATCTTGCGAAGCTGGCTGGTGATGAAGCTCTGCCCGCCGAAGCCCGGATTGACGCTCATCACCAGCACCAGGTCGATGTCGTCGATCAGATAGTCGAGCATCTTCGCCGGGGTCGCGGGATTGAGCGAGACGCCCGCCTGCTTGCCGAGCGACTTGATGTGCTGGACGCTGCGGTGGATGTGCGGCCCGGCTTCGGGATGGACGGTGATGATGTCGGCACCCGCCGCGGCGAAGGCGTCGAGGAAGCCATCGACGGGCGAGATCATCAGATGCACGTCGAAGGGCAGCGCCGAATGCGGACGCAGCGCCTTCACGACCATCGGGCCAATCGTCAGGTTCGGGACGAAATGGCCGTCCATCACGTCGATATGCACCCAGTCGGCTCCCGCGGCCTCGATCGCCCGGACTTCCTCGCCCAGCCGCGCGAAGTCGGCGCTGAGAATCGACGGGGCGATGCGGACGGAGGAGGGTGCGGCGGTCATGGGGACCGGCCTTAACCATGTAGCAGGTAAGGGGCAAGCGGGCGCGGGCAGGATCGGGAATTGTTGCCGTCCTGGGTCGCGTGGATTTATTCAGGGGGCGGAAACGACGGGTTGCGGTCCATGGCTTCTCCCTGTGGCCCTTTGGCTGGCCGGCCTGCCGGCAGTCGGAAGGCCACCGGGGGCATAATGCTCGCTTTCCACCCCGAAGCAGTCTTCGCGTTGGCGGGAGGGAGGGACATGCCGCGCAAAGCGCGCTATCACCCTTGCGATGCGGGAAAAGGAACTTCGCTTCGCCCTGATTTGCTACGGCGGTATCAGTCTCGCCGTCTATATGCACGGCATCACCAAGGAGGTGTGGCGGCTTGCCGCGGCGTCGCGGGCGTTTCACGAAGGCGCACCGCAGGCGGGATCGGGGCGCGTCTATGGCGAACTGCTCGCGGCGATCGCTGAGCGGAGCGGAGTCAAGCTGCGCGTGCTCGCCGACATCGTCGCGGGCGCGAGCGCGGGCGGGATCAACGGCATCTTCCTGGCGCGCGCGATCGCCGGCGGTCATTCGCTCGACCCGCTGACCGAGCTGTGGCTGAAGGACGCCGACGTCGACAGCCTGCTCGACCCCGACGCGCGGCCGCTGTCGGCGGCGACGAAATTCTGGGCGGTGCCGATCGCCGGTTGGGCGATGAAGCGGCGCGGCAACGTCATAGACCAGACGGTGGGTGAAAGCGCGCAGGACGAGGTGCGCGCGAAGCTGTCGCGCTTCGTCCGCGCGCGCTGGTTCGAACCGCCTTTCGGCGGCGAGACCTTCTCGGAGCTGTTGCTCGACGCTTTCGACGCGATGGATGCGGGCCCCAAGGGGCCGGCGCTGGTGCCCGCAGGCCAACCGGTCGACCTGTTCGTATCGGTGACCGATTTTGCGGGGCACCAGACCTTTCTGTCGCTGAACAGCCCGCCACGCGTCACCGAGGAGGAGCATCGACTGATGCTGCATTTCCGGCAGGACGCGCGCGCGGGCAAGAGCCTCGACGACGTGCCGGCGCTCGCCGCCGCCGCGCGCGCGACCGCGAGCTTTCCGGGCGCCTTTCCGCCTTTCACGCTGCGCGAACTCGATCGGGTGCTGCACAAGCGCCGGATCGCCTGGCCCGACCGCGATGCCTTCATCCGCGCCCAATTGCCCGCGGGCGGCGCGGACGATGCGCGCAATCCCGCCGATCGCGTGCTTATCGATGGCTCGGTGCTCGCCAACGCGCCGTTCCGCCCCGCAATCGCGGCGCTCAAGCAGCGTCCGGCGCGGCGCGAGATCGATCGGCGCTTCGTCTATATCGACCCCAAGCCCGATTACCGCTCGATCAGCTTCGGCAAGCCCGGCGAAGCGGCGGACGGTGATGTCGGGGATGGGGCGCCGAAGCTGCCCGGCTTTCTCTCGACGATTCTCGGCGCGCTTTCCGAAATCCCGCGCGAACAGCCGATCCGTGAGAATGTCGAGGCGATCGAGGGCATGTCGCGCCGCATCCGTCGGATGCAGCATATCGTCGACGCGATGAAGGTCGAGGTCGAGGAACAGGTAGCGGCGCTGTTCGGCACCACCTTCTTCCTCGACACGCCGACCCCGGCGCGGTTGCAGAAATGGCGCGCCAAGGCCCAGGATCAGGCGGCGGCGCGCGCGGGCTTCGCCTTCGCGCCCTATGGCCATCTCAAGCTGTCGGCGATCGTCGAGGAACTGGTCGGCGTCGTCGACCGGCTCGCGCCGCCCGAAGGCGACATCCATCGTCGCAATCGCCGCGCCGCGATCTGGGACGAGGTCCGCGCGCGCGGGCTCGACCGGTTGTCGGGGCGCCGCGGGGCGGGTGCAAGCGACGATGCCGTCGATTTCTTCCGCCACCACGACCTCGGCTTCCGTATCCGCCGCCTGCGCTTCCTCGCGCGCGAACTCGACCGGGTGG
Proteins encoded in this window:
- a CDS encoding heparinase II/III family protein, which translates into the protein MTSPPSSPIPDPGDDAPPLDDSIEPGKRLIRLPADKGLSLGDRIANQITRLTWRTPLHAFRLKGRFPLKLLGVPADPVPGDMRAGTAIRAGHFLHRGLKLPLNELDFATLAVAPAFADYLHSFAWLRDLAATGTRADGAPIAEAVVRQWLAAHGEAVSEPAWQADNTGWRILFWAAHAPLILSSSDLIYRSAVLNHLARAARHLDRVADKTRPGTGQLVAWIGIVAASLLMPGGEPRQVFGEAGLRKVIETSFYADGGNIARSPQAQLDAVMALAMLARVYDMRRMEVPPFVQEVLARAVPALLGLVHSDGGMGNWQGSGATSALHIQYVVAASGVRTRPLKQARDWGYQRLVANKVVLLADAAPPPIARVTEAGCASTLAFELSDGDERIVVNCGGAALTGATIPADLARGLRTTAAHSTLTIADSNSTAILPSGALGRGVTEVELDRRETPQGSRVEMSHDGYARRHGFIHRRLLILAPNGRELRGEDMLLPAPRSRRKGDKRFTLRFHLGRNLSASLTADKLGALLRISGGPLWQFRTSDGVLEIEESLWVDGDGRPHPTEQLVVTGTAPAGGASIGWIFKHIG
- the rpe gene encoding ribulose-phosphate 3-epimerase, giving the protein MTAAPSSVRIAPSILSADFARLGEEVRAIEAAGADWVHIDVMDGHFVPNLTIGPMVVKALRPHSALPFDVHLMISPVDGFLDAFAAAGADIITVHPEAGPHIHRSVQHIKSLGKQAGVSLNPATPAKMLDYLIDDIDLVLVMSVNPGFGGQSFITSQLRKIEAVRKMIEKSGRDIRLEVDGGIDAATAPLAIDAGADVLVAGTATFRGGPDAYADNIRRLRGA
- a CDS encoding patatin-like protein gives rise to the protein MREKELRFALICYGGISLAVYMHGITKEVWRLAAASRAFHEGAPQAGSGRVYGELLAAIAERSGVKLRVLADIVAGASAGGINGIFLARAIAGGHSLDPLTELWLKDADVDSLLDPDARPLSAATKFWAVPIAGWAMKRRGNVIDQTVGESAQDEVRAKLSRFVRARWFEPPFGGETFSELLLDAFDAMDAGPKGPALVPAGQPVDLFVSVTDFAGHQTFLSLNSPPRVTEEEHRLMLHFRQDARAGKSLDDVPALAAAARATASFPGAFPPFTLRELDRVLHKRRIAWPDRDAFIRAQLPAGGADDARNPADRVLIDGSVLANAPFRPAIAALKQRPARREIDRRFVYIDPKPDYRSISFGKPGEAADGDVGDGAPKLPGFLSTILGALSEIPREQPIRENVEAIEGMSRRIRRMQHIVDAMKVEVEEQVAALFGTTFFLDTPTPARLQKWRAKAQDQAAARAGFAFAPYGHLKLSAIVEELVGVVDRLAPPEGDIHRRNRRAAIWDEVRARGLDRLSGRRGAGASDDAVDFFRHHDLGFRIRRLRFLARELDRVVEAKRDTRDLACDAMREAIFTALGIYLERENDSWLAGIDVPVDADAGQWLDGIAAHRDLIRADAEGDAFVAEALGGLPKDDRRTLLLAYLGYPFYDIATLPLLQGEGFDEFDPIKIDRISPSDATAIRTGGAAAMLKGVEFNSFGAFFSRAYRENDYLWGRLHGADRLCDIVSSSVTGDGALPAEDLAAIKRRAFHAILDEEEERLPKVKALIAELRGEIG